In uncultured Methanobacterium sp., a genomic segment contains:
- a CDS encoding CPBP family intramembrane glutamic endopeptidase — protein sequence MLIKSKTPDGTNSIKNQIVNWKLYIILLVASILGSLAVLPYTLTLQGSVLQNLPVPLYVLVISQLIQAVILFAITIFIGLYLAKKVGLRLPILEGWLEGREVKTYLKSILGLSIGLGLLAGIIITVLDYLFSVAGVAINVTQASINPPVWMGFLASFYGGINEEILLRLFLMTLIVWILFKVKKTSAGKPTRIGMWLAIILAAIFFGAGHLPAVMTLTTLTPLVIIRTIVLNSVAGIICGWLYWKKGLESAMISHFSADIVLHVIVPLLVLI from the coding sequence ATGCTAATTAAAAGTAAAACCCCGGATGGAACAAATTCTATAAAAAATCAGATTGTTAACTGGAAACTGTATATCATTTTACTGGTTGCAAGTATTTTAGGGTCCTTGGCAGTACTGCCTTACACCCTAACACTTCAAGGAAGCGTGCTGCAAAATTTACCAGTACCACTATATGTCCTGGTGATTTCTCAACTCATTCAGGCAGTAATACTCTTTGCTATAACCATCTTCATCGGTCTTTACCTGGCCAAAAAAGTTGGATTAAGGCTCCCTATTCTGGAAGGGTGGCTTGAAGGTAGAGAAGTTAAAACTTATTTAAAATCAATACTTGGATTATCTATTGGACTGGGGTTACTCGCAGGAATAATCATAACTGTTTTGGACTATCTGTTTTCTGTTGCAGGGGTGGCAATTAATGTAACTCAAGCTTCCATTAATCCACCGGTATGGATGGGATTTTTAGCATCGTTCTACGGTGGAATAAATGAAGAAATCCTGTTAAGATTGTTTTTAATGACACTTATTGTGTGGATACTCTTTAAGGTGAAAAAAACCAGTGCAGGGAAACCAACCAGGATAGGTATGTGGTTAGCTATTATTTTAGCAGCTATATTTTTTGGTGCTGGACACTTACCAGCAGTAATGACTCTAACCACTCTCACACCACTGGTTATAATCCGTACCATCGTTTTAAACTCAGTGGCGGGAATAATATGCGGGTGGCTTTACTGGAAGAAAGGTTTAGAATCAGCCATGATATCCCATTTTTCTGCAGATATTGTGTTGCACGTAATCGTACCATTGCTGGTATTGATCTAA